The proteins below are encoded in one region of Aminivibrio pyruvatiphilus:
- a CDS encoding NADH-quinone oxidoreductase subunit C, producing the protein MSFPMNSVDNVTVAKSPAEVADRIRSVFGQGAVLEVRERKAGKDDTVGHHDIWAKVERDRFLDFVDTLAEFDFPQFHIISGNDDGGVVTLYYHFTLFQVAGRRNRIGVAVAVPVDKKDLVMPSLFSRIPGVEYSERETREMFGVDFDGLPNKALVFLPEEWDESIKPWRRDEAGPSANDVRELS; encoded by the coding sequence ATGAGTTTCCCGATGAATTCCGTGGACAACGTCACGGTCGCAAAATCTCCGGCTGAAGTGGCGGACCGCATCCGTTCCGTCTTCGGCCAGGGAGCGGTGCTCGAAGTCCGTGAGAGGAAAGCCGGAAAGGACGATACCGTGGGCCATCACGACATCTGGGCGAAGGTTGAGAGAGACCGTTTCCTTGATTTCGTTGACACTCTGGCCGAGTTCGATTTCCCCCAGTTTCATATTATTTCCGGAAACGACGACGGGGGCGTGGTGACTCTGTACTATCACTTCACCCTCTTCCAGGTTGCCGGCAGACGGAACCGCATCGGCGTGGCCGTTGCCGTTCCGGTGGATAAAAAAGACCTCGTCATGCCGTCTCTTTTCTCCCGGATTCCCGGGGTGGAGTACAGCGAGCGGGAGACCCGCGAAATGTTCGGCGTGGATTTTGACGGCCTGCCGAACAAGGCTCTCGTCTTCCTTCCCGAGGAATGGGACGAGTCCATCAAGCCATGGCGCAGGGACGAGGCCGGGCCTTCCGCGAACGACGTGCGGGAGCTTTCCTAG
- a CDS encoding respiratory chain complex I subunit 1 family protein: MVVVSLIMRLIAGAALMLLVAALAFLFEGVDRVVHARMQRRIGPPVFQPFLDLVKLLGKENIVPRRAVAWAFNGAPWVAAATMLLVFLYIPIGSLPPILGGEGDMILIIYLLGLSGVAMAVGGFASGNPIANVGAQREMILMMSYELPLAVVVSTLAYVAYKTGMPGEPFSLETFSGMSVWGVVGKVGFLGILCLFLALVLVVPGETGKGPMDIPEAKTEILEGLIIEYSGTNLAMFKITFALRATAMAAIITAIFFPWSLGSFLGFGSIFLYALDFLWFWVKVFVVQIIFVTFMRTAFGRFKIWQASEFYLIKVAGLSIAGMILASVGLVI; the protein is encoded by the coding sequence ATGGTGGTCGTTAGCCTTATTATGCGCCTTATTGCGGGCGCGGCGCTTATGCTCCTCGTGGCTGCCCTTGCCTTCCTCTTCGAGGGAGTGGACCGGGTGGTTCATGCAAGGATGCAGCGGAGGATCGGCCCCCCCGTCTTCCAGCCCTTTCTGGATCTGGTAAAGCTGCTGGGCAAGGAAAACATCGTTCCCCGGCGGGCGGTGGCGTGGGCCTTCAACGGCGCCCCCTGGGTAGCCGCTGCCACCATGCTGCTCGTGTTCCTCTATATACCCATCGGTTCTCTCCCTCCCATCCTGGGCGGTGAAGGGGACATGATCCTCATCATCTACCTCCTTGGCCTCTCCGGCGTCGCCATGGCCGTGGGCGGCTTCGCCAGCGGCAACCCCATCGCCAACGTGGGCGCACAGCGGGAAATGATCCTGATGATGAGCTACGAGCTTCCCCTGGCGGTAGTGGTCAGCACCCTGGCCTACGTCGCCTACAAGACCGGCATGCCGGGCGAGCCCTTCAGCCTGGAGACTTTCTCCGGAATGTCAGTGTGGGGCGTTGTCGGCAAAGTGGGTTTCCTGGGCATTCTCTGCCTCTTCCTCGCCCTTGTCCTTGTGGTCCCCGGCGAGACCGGCAAGGGGCCCATGGACATCCCCGAGGCGAAAACGGAAATACTGGAAGGACTCATCATCGAGTATTCCGGCACAAACCTCGCCATGTTCAAGATAACCTTCGCCCTGAGAGCAACGGCCATGGCCGCCATCATCACGGCCATTTTCTTCCCGTGGTCTCTCGGCTCCTTCCTCGGCTTCGGGAGCATTTTCCTCTATGCCCTGGATTTCCTCTGGTTCTGGGTGAAGGTCTTCGTGGTGCAGATCATATTCGTCACCTTCATGCGGACCGCCTTCGGCCGGTTTAAGATCTGGCAGGCGTCCGAATTTTACCTGATCAAGGTTGCGGGTCTTTCCATCGCCGGAATGATCCTTGCATCTGTCGGTCTGGTGATCTAG
- a CDS encoding 4Fe-4S binding protein, with protein sequence MLNRMAMLLLRQVAEKTVTNPFPVQAMPDSLSDALQAAQDGEIELNPPVETTERFRGRLNYDKSACIGCKLCIKVCPANATVFLPEEKKIQIHNDRCCFCAQCTEICPVKCLTMSSEYLISSYDRKAQITTDTGKPQPGEGPQKKTVYRVMSDKCIGCTKCARNCPVGCISGKVKEPHVIDESACIGCGKCAEVCPKDAVEAVEIDVPADGK encoded by the coding sequence ATGCTGAACCGGATGGCAATGCTTCTGCTCCGGCAGGTCGCTGAAAAAACGGTAACCAACCCCTTCCCCGTGCAGGCTATGCCCGATTCGCTTTCGGACGCTCTTCAGGCCGCCCAGGACGGGGAGATTGAACTCAACCCGCCCGTGGAAACGACGGAAAGGTTCCGCGGAAGGCTGAACTACGACAAGTCTGCCTGCATCGGCTGTAAGCTCTGCATCAAGGTCTGCCCCGCGAACGCGACGGTCTTTCTTCCCGAAGAGAAGAAGATCCAGATCCATAATGACCGCTGCTGTTTCTGCGCCCAGTGTACCGAGATCTGCCCGGTGAAGTGCCTCACCATGTCGTCCGAATACCTTATCTCCTCCTACGACAGGAAGGCCCAGATCACCACCGACACCGGCAAACCCCAGCCCGGGGAGGGCCCGCAGAAAAAAACGGTCTACCGGGTTATGTCCGACAAATGCATAGGATGCACGAAATGTGCCAGGAACTGCCCCGTGGGCTGCATTTCCGGAAAGGTCAAAGAACCCCACGTCATTGACGAATCGGCCTGCATCGGCTGTGGAAAATGCGCCGAAGTCTGCCCGAAGGATGCCGTGGAGGCTGTGGAGATCGACGTTCCGGCGGACGGAAAGTAA
- a CDS encoding nickel-dependent hydrogenase large subunit: MEKKYKVPIGPVHVGLKEPITAWLDLEGEKIVGATVRPGAIHRGIEFMARDRNPIQVIYLSERICGICSFSHVIAFLRAVEDAASVPVPPRAQYIRSLVLELERLHSHMLWAGVACYTIGFDSAFHLGMALREKVMDVLEVLSGNRVNYGVATVGGVRWDVTPELAKTVKQMVKYYKQEFAPFYDVVTADPIAKARLRDVGVLTYEEAIRYSAVGPTARASGVRCDLRESSPYEAYGDIGVRAVVPQDYYGKAYGDVFDRFLVRVHEVYQSLDIIDKIMAGLPEGDIMWEKNLNKVLAFLKKAEGTGWASIEAPRGDDTHVVHLKGGDENVTWWKVRAPTYANAVSWPLMFRNNELADAPLIINSIDPCISCMERMLATDSSTGARKVVTRAELLEKCREKTRRLMQNGGR; the protein is encoded by the coding sequence ATGGAGAAAAAATATAAAGTTCCCATAGGTCCGGTGCATGTCGGCCTGAAAGAACCCATTACCGCCTGGCTGGACCTCGAGGGCGAAAAGATCGTGGGAGCCACGGTCCGCCCCGGAGCCATCCACAGGGGAATCGAATTCATGGCCAGGGACCGGAATCCGATCCAGGTTATCTATCTTTCGGAGCGCATCTGCGGCATCTGCTCCTTCAGCCACGTCATCGCGTTCCTGCGGGCCGTGGAGGACGCAGCCTCCGTCCCGGTGCCGCCGAGGGCCCAGTACATCCGCTCCCTTGTTCTTGAGCTCGAGCGGCTTCACTCCCATATGCTATGGGCCGGCGTCGCGTGCTATACCATCGGGTTCGATTCCGCCTTCCACCTGGGTATGGCACTGCGGGAAAAGGTCATGGACGTTCTCGAAGTCCTGTCCGGAAACCGAGTGAACTACGGTGTGGCCACGGTAGGCGGGGTCAGGTGGGATGTCACCCCCGAGCTTGCGAAGACGGTAAAGCAGATGGTGAAGTACTACAAGCAGGAATTCGCTCCTTTCTACGACGTGGTTACAGCCGACCCCATCGCCAAGGCCAGGCTGCGGGACGTGGGCGTCCTTACCTACGAAGAGGCTATCCGATACAGCGCCGTGGGGCCCACGGCAAGGGCGAGCGGAGTGAGGTGCGACCTCAGGGAGAGTTCTCCCTACGAAGCATACGGAGACATAGGCGTCCGGGCAGTGGTCCCTCAGGACTACTACGGAAAGGCCTACGGCGACGTGTTTGACCGCTTCCTTGTCCGGGTCCACGAGGTGTACCAGTCCCTCGACATCATCGACAAGATCATGGCCGGTCTTCCAGAAGGGGACATCATGTGGGAGAAGAACCTGAACAAGGTCCTCGCCTTCCTCAAGAAAGCCGAGGGCACAGGCTGGGCATCCATCGAGGCACCCCGGGGAGACGACACTCACGTGGTTCACCTCAAGGGCGGAGACGAGAACGTGACCTGGTGGAAGGTCCGTGCCCCTACATACGCCAACGCCGTTTCCTGGCCCCTCATGTTCCGGAACAACGAGCTTGCGGACGCACCGCTCATCATCAACAGCATCGACCCCTGCATCTCATGCATGGAGCGCATGCTGGCCACGGACAGCTCGACGGGAGCCCGGAAAGTGGTCACCCGGGCCGAACTGCTGGAGAAGTGCAGAGAGAAAACAAGGAGGCTGATGCAGAATGGTGGTCGTTAG
- a CDS encoding NADH-quinone oxidoreductase subunit B family protein, with protein sequence MKLEKYLEILPKSLWVTTCNSGSCNGCDIEIVATISPRYDIERLGMKLVGTPRHADVLIVTGPVTKFMKEKLLRIYNQMPDPKAVVVVGNCGASGDVFYKSYNLEGPVDRIIPVDVFVHGCPPRPEAIIEGVAKAVLKLERLRGDLQKAGEGQ encoded by the coding sequence TTGAAACTTGAAAAATACCTGGAAATCCTGCCGAAATCTCTGTGGGTGACCACCTGCAATTCCGGTTCGTGCAACGGGTGTGACATCGAAATTGTTGCCACCATCAGCCCGCGGTACGACATCGAACGGCTGGGCATGAAGCTGGTGGGAACGCCCCGCCACGCGGACGTGCTGATCGTCACGGGCCCCGTGACGAAGTTCATGAAGGAAAAGCTTCTCAGAATCTACAACCAGATGCCCGACCCGAAGGCGGTCGTGGTGGTGGGAAACTGCGGAGCCTCCGGCGACGTGTTCTACAAATCCTATAATCTCGAAGGTCCGGTGGACAGGATCATTCCGGTGGATGTTTTCGTCCACGGATGTCCCCCCCGGCCCGAAGCGATCATCGAAGGGGTAGCCAAGGCAGTGCTGAAGCTCGAACGCCTCAGGGGCGACCTTCAGAAAGCGGGTGAGGGTCAATAA